In Pseudomonas sp. MM213, a genomic segment contains:
- a CDS encoding antitoxin Xre/MbcA/ParS toxin-binding domain-containing protein — translation MSPTTLARRVKVGRLNSVESDRLVALIAVFEQALYLFENDVAAATGWISTPVRGLGSKRPLDMISKRVETNAVLDLIGQLERGARVRFDRRLAGLLS, via the coding sequence ATGTCACCCACAACGTTGGCGCGTAGGGTGAAAGTAGGGCGGTTAAATTCCGTAGAAAGCGACCGGTTGGTCGCATTGATAGCGGTCTTTGAGCAAGCCCTTTACCTGTTCGAAAACGATGTCGCCGCAGCAACGGGATGGATTAGTACGCCGGTGCGGGGCCTCGGTTCGAAGCGTCCACTGGATATGATTAGTAAGAGGGTGGAGACGAACGCTGTGCTCGATCTTATCGGTCAACTGGAGAGGGGGGCTCGTGTGAGATTCGATAGGCGACTCGCTGGGCTGCTGAGCTAA